The DNA sequence CGCTCGCCCCGATTCCCGGAGACGGCAGCCGCGATCAGCTTCGGCCGGATCTCCGCCATGATCGTTCGGACCAGATCTGCCGCACCACGCGCCATATCGGTCAGCGGGACCTCGTGCACGATCACCTCCGGCATCGTCACCGCAGCTCCAGGGGCGGTTCGATGCCCGGTGGACTCATCGTCGCCGCGATGAAGACGGCGGAGCCGACGCGTGCGTGTCCATGGCTCGCAACCGGACACGCACGCGCCCGTCCCAGGCTCAGCGCTCTGGGCGGGTGGGCTGGAAGAGCCAGGCGTCGAAGAAGGCGTGGAGGTCCTGGCCGCTGATGCGCTCGGCCAGGGCGATGAACTGCTCCGTGGTGACGTTGCGGTCCTTGTTCTCCGAGGTCCACGTCTTGAGGATGGTGAAGAACTTGTCGTCGCCGACCTGCTTGCGCAGGGCGTGCAGGGTCATGCCGCCGCGCTGGTAGACGCTGCCGGAGAACAGGTTGTCCTTGCCGGGCTCGCCGGGGGCGATCCGCCAGATCTGGTTGCCCTCGTCCTCGTACCGCCGGTCGAACTCGTCCTGGATCGTCGTCTCGCCGACGTGCTCGCCCCACATCCACTGCGCGTACGTCGCGAAGCCCTCGTTGAGCCAGATGTTGCGCCAGGTGTCGACCGAGACGCTGTCGCCGAACCACTGGTGGGCCAGCTCGTGCGCGACCACGACGGTGTTCGGGCCGCGGCCCCAGAACGCGTCGGAGTAGACCGGCCGGGTCTGGGTCTCCAGCGCGTAGCCGACCCGGTCGTCGTGGATGACGATGCCGCCGTACGCGTCGAACGGGTACGGCCCGAAGCTCTGCTCCAGGAAGTCGATGATCTCGGGGGTACGCGCCACCGCGGCGTCGACGTCTCCGCGCGGGATGCTGTTCGACACCGCGGTCAGCACCGGCTTGCCCTTGTGCTCGCTCTGCGCCACCCGGTACTTGCCGATCACGAACATGGACAGGTACGACGCCATCGGCGAGGTGACCTGCCAGTTCCACGTGGTCCAGCCGCCGTCGTCCTTCTTGCTCCGCAGCAGCCCGTTGCTCAGCGCCGACAGCCCGGCGGGCACCGTCAGCGCGATCGTGTACGTGGCCTTGTCGCGCGGGTGGTCGTTGACCGGGTACCAGGTGGTCGCCGACTCGGGCTCGCCGATGACGAAGGCGCCGTCGCTGGTGGACAGCAGGCCGGTGGCGCCCAGCTCGGGGCCGGTGATCGGGGTGGGGATGCCGCCGTAGGTGACCACGGTGACGAACTTCTGCCCGGCCGGGATCGACCCGGGCACCGAGATGATCAGCTCGTCCTGCTTGCGGGCCGTGGTGGCCGCCTTGCCGTCCACGGTCACCTGCTCGACGGTCAGCCCGTGCAGATCGAGGTGGTAGCGGGTCAGCACCGCGGTCGCGGTCGCGGTCACGGTCGCGACGCCGGTGAGCCGGTCGGTCGCGGGGTCGTACTTGACCTTCAGATCGTACGAGGCGACGTCGTAGCCGCTGTTGCCGTAGCCGGGGTAGTAGGGGTCACCGGCGCTGCCCAGGTCCGCGGCGGCCACCGGGACCGCCGACGGTTCGGGGAAACCGCCGCTCGGGCCGGTGAACAGCGGCTTCTTGCCCGCCGAGCACCCGCCCGCGAGCAGTACGGCCGCCGCTGCCGCGACCGCTGTCCAGCGCTGCCTCGTCATGAGCCCCTCCCAGTGTCACGACTTACCCAGACTCTATGACCTCCTGGCATCAGCCCAGGTTGTCACGCCAGCGATCGCCTCATGCGCGCTTGGACAGAAGTCGCGCCAATGTGCGGTAGACATGCGAGTTTAGGAGGGCTCAGGTGTCGTCAGAGTAGTGAGCCACTGGTCGAAATGAGGGCAGTCGGCACGGAGTGCCTCAACGGAATGCCCCCGAAGTGAAGCCGGACCGTCCGTGGTTTTCAAGTATTTGCGACGCAGATGGCGTTCGAACAAGCGCTCAAGGCGCTTCGATGGGGCCGTCTGCTGGCTTCCGTTGACCAACTCCGGGCCGCCCGCTTGATCAACCATGTTTTGAATCGCTACACGCAGGGCCAGCGGTTCGGCATGGGCACGCATGCTCGACAGAACCCAGGCCTCGATCTCGTGAAGGACCAAAAAGGGAACAAATCGACGATCCCCGATGGCCGCCGCCAGCTCGGTCTCGACGTACCGGACGGCACTGTAAGGGTCGCGCTGACGTGCTCGTTCCCGCATACCTGGCGCATCAGATGGAAATGCGTAGTAGTCGAAGATCGTCGTTACCCTGTCCAGTGTCGGATCTCGTAACAGGTGGCGGAGCATCGGCTCGATCCGGTTCCAGGAGCTGACTCCGCCCCGCCCGGCTGGAGCGGAGCCTTGGCGCCTGGTGATCAGGATGTTGTAGCTCGCCTGGATCTGCAGCCCTTCGAGGTATGGCAGCAACAGATCCCGCAAAACCAGCTCCTCGGTCTGACCCTCGATCAGCACATGGACGCGTCGCACTCGGGCAGCCTACGGGTTCTCTCGCATCGGTCTGCCACCGATGAGGTTCGACTGCCACAACTCGCCGAGGGTGTACTCCTCCAACCAACTGCTCAATTTGGCGGCCTCTGGCCGATGGAACACCGATGCGCCCCTCTCACGATCGACGACGACGACATCGGTCAACGCGAACTGCTCAAGAAGCGCAATCGACTGCGTAGCGATCACGACCTGCCGGTCATCGGGCAAACCGCGGATCAGGTCCACGAACTGTGCCACTGCGAAAGGATGCATGCCGAGTTCTGGCTCGTCCAGCACCACCAGCCGCGGCACCGCCGGATGAAGCAGCAGGGTAGCCAGGCAGACGAAACGCAATGTGCCGTCTGACATTTGGTGGACCCCATAGACAGCGTCGGAGCCCACCTCGCGCCACCGAAGCCTGATCAAATCGTTGCGCGTGTCCGGTTGCAGGACGAAATCCTGGAAGAATGGCGCCACCAGGCGGACAGCGTCAACGACACGGCCATACGCTGCCTTATCCAGCTGCCTCAAAGACCAGAGGACTGCCGCAAGATTACCCCCGTCGGGGCTGATCGCGAGATTGTCAGCAGTCGGCACAGGCATCCTCACCTGTGCGTCTCGGCCGGTGTTGTTGAAATGAAACACACGACAGCCTGCCAGCGCCTCGCGAAGCCACACGGAGCGGTCGTCGCTGAGTAGGGCGGTTGCCTCATGCGCATTGACCGGCAGCACGCTAGGCCCTTTCCGATCGACCAGCCGCTCATCCTCGATGACAAGGCGATCGTCGGCGGTCTTCCCGAAAGAAGCCCCATATGAGGTGGCGTCTGCGCGGGCCGTCAAGCTGGGCCGCTTCATGTCGCGTCGCGTGAGCGCTGATGCCCCACCACCGCTGGCGACAGCCTCACTGAACCTCCCTTCGGCAAGCCTGCTGAAGAGTTCCAGCACTCGCAGAAAGTTGCTCTTGCCAGCACCGTTAGCACCGATGAGCACGTTCAGGCGGGTCAGTGTGACCGTGGCCTGCCTGATTGAGGTGAACCCCGATACCGTCACCTCATCGATCAGCCTTCCGCCCACACCAACTCCGCTCCACGCCGCCACCGTTGCCCCGGTCATTTTGTATATACATTCTGACCGGAGCCCTCCGGTAAACCTCAAGGCAGGGGCGTGCTTCACACAAAGCAGGCGGTCCGCAGACTGAGCTACAGCAATACAAACTCGCTTTACAACAGCCGCACCCGCGCACAGCCTCAGCGGTCCAGCATCAGGCCGACCTTCTGGAACTCCTTCAGGTCGCGGTAGCCGCACTTGGCCATGGCGCGCTTGAGGCCGCCGAACAGGTTGAGCAGGCCGTCGGGGTCGGTGGCGGGCCCGAACAGCACCTCCTCCAGCGAGCCCATCGGCTCGCGGGTGAACCCGATCGAGCCGCGCGGCAGCTTCGGGTGGCTGGCCGACCCGTGCCACCACAGGCCGCCGCCGGGCGCACCCTCGGCCAGCGACAGCGGGGCGCCGAGCATGACCGCGTCGGCGCCGCAGCCCAGGGCCTTGGCGATGTCGCCGGAGGTGTGCAGGTCGCCGTCGGCGATGAGGTGGACGTACCGGCCGCCGGTCTCGTCGAGGTAGTCGCGGCGGGCCGCGGCCGCGTCGGCGATCGCGGTGGCCATCGGCACCCGGATGCCCAGCACGGTGTCCGTGGTGGACAGGTGGTCGGCGCCGATGCCGACGATGACGCCGGCCGCGCCGGTGCGCATCAGGTGCAGCGCGGTCTGGTAGTTCGTGCAGCCGCCGACGACGACCGGCAGGTCCAGGTCGGCGATGAACTCCTTGAGGTTCAGCGGCTCGTCCACGGTCGACACGTGCTCGGCCGACACGATGGTGCCCTGGATGAACAGCAGGTCCACCCCGGCGTCGAGGATGACCGGGGCGAGCGCCAGCGTGTGCTGCGGCGACACGCGTACGGCGACGGTGACGCCGCCGCCCGACTTCGCGGCCAGGTCGCGCATCTCCCGGACGCGCTCGGCGATCAGCTCCGGCTTGATCGGCTCGGCGGCGTAGAGCTGCTGGAGCCGGCCGGTCATGTTCTCGTCGTCGCCCTCGCCCGCGGCGTGCGCCAGCTCGGCGAGCAGCTTGCCGGGGTCCTCGTACCGGGTCCACAGGCCCTCGACGTTGAGGACGCCGAGGCCGCCGAGGCGGCCCAGCGCGACGGCGCCGGCCGGGCTCATGGTGGCGTCGGACGGGTGGGCCACGCACGGGATGGCGAAGCGGTACGCGTCGAGCTGCCAGTTCGTGGAGACGTCGTCCACGTCCCGGGTGCGACGTGTCGGCACGATGGCGATGTCATCGAGGTGGTAGCCGCGCTGCGCGGTCTTGCCCAGGCCGATCTCGACGATGTCTCGCACGGGTCTCTCCTCCGCGGTTCAGTTGAACAAACGCTACCGCGAGGCCGGTTCGCCGGGCACGAGCAGGACGGTCGTCGCCGGTGCGGCCTGGTGGAGTCTCGCGGGCAGGCCCCGTCGCCCCGACCGCCGACGCGAACCGGACGATCGCGCGACAACGGGACGACTGCATGCTACCCGCGCGCTGACCTGCGCCGGACGATCCCGGACAGGCTGTCGGGAAGCGGGCCTGTGTCTGCGCCCCCACTGCCGCGTGCGGGAGACTAACGTGAAGGGGTGCACGACGAGCCCATTGACCCGTTCCACGGCGATCCGGCCGACCCCACGGCGGGGCTGGAGGACCCCGAGGGCGACGCGTACGGCGAACTCTCGACGCAGGAACGCGCCGACCTCCTGGCCGATCTGGCCGAGCTGGAGGTCTACCAGGTGCTGCTGTCCCCCAAGGGCATCCGGGGTCTCGTCGTCGACTGCGAGGACTGCCGCGAGCCGCACTACTTCGACTGGGACCTGCTCCGCGGCAACCTGCGCCACCTGCTCGACTCCGGCCGCCCGCGGGTGCACGAGCCGGCCTACGACCCGGACCCCGATCACTACGTGACCTGGGAGTACGCGCGCGGCTACGCCGACGCCGTCGACGACATGGTCGAGGACTGAGATCTTCTCCACCCGCCGGCCGGGTTTAGGCGGGGCGGCGGCGGGTAGAGCGGCGGGGTGGTCCCCTCAGAACACCAGTCCGGCCCGGAATCCCGCCGCCACCGCGTGGGCGCGGTCACGCGCGCCCAGCTTGCGGAACAGCCGGCGGGCGTGGGTCTTGACGGTGTCCTCGGACACGAACAGGTCGCGGCCGATCTCGGCGTTGCTCTGGCCGTCGGCCATACCGCGCAGCACCTGGAGTTCGCGCTCGGTGAGGGTGACCGAGCGCGCCGGGCGGGCCGAGGGCACCATCTGCTCGGTGGCCAGGTCTCCACGCTGGGCGGGCACGACCGCGGCAGCGGGCACCCCCAACTGGCGGCCGGGGTAGGTCCCGGCCGTCGCGGGTCCGGCGGGCAGCGGTCTGACTCCGGTGCGCGCGGCGCCGGCCATCACCCCGGCGACAGCCGGGCGGATCGCCTCGGTGCGCGCCACGGGTCTGCTGACCAGCAGCAGCGCCTTGGCCGCGGTGCTGACCGGGTCAGGGTCGGTGCCACCGATGAGGCCGCGGGCCCCGGCCCGGATGGCCGCCTGCGCGGCGGCCGGTTCCTCCGGGCCGAACAGCACCAGCTGGGCATGCGGCACCGCCGCGAGCACCTTTCGGGTGAACCCGACGGTGTCGGGGCGGGTCAGCGCGGTGTCGGCGAGCACGATCCCGGCCGGGAACGTGGCCAACTGCGCTATCGCCTCGGTGGCACTGGTCGCGGTACGCACCCCGGCGGCTATCCCCAGCCGCTCGGCGCAGGTCGCGATCGTGGCCGCGGCCATGGTGGTGCGTACGCAAACGAGGACGGTCTGCACGGTGATCCCCCTCTCTCCTGCGAAGAAGACCACGAGACACCCAGATCATTACGCACTTTCCGGGGATTCCGTCGAAAACTCTGTCCAGCACTACCTGATCATCCACTCGATGACGACAAGTGGACGTACGAGGAGTAACGTGCTGACGTTGTCCCAAATCTCTTCGCTTGACCTCAAGCCTCCCATCCCCTAGGAGGTCAGATGGCCCACTTCCGCAGACTCCCCGGTCCGATAGCCGACGTTTGGGATTGGCAGCATCACGGCGCGTGCAGAGGGCGTGACAGCCTGCAATTCTTCCACCCTGATGGTGAGCGGGGCTCATCTAGGGGGCGCCGCGAGTCCGCCGCCAAGAAGGTGTGCGGCTCCTGTCCCGTGCGCGCCGAGTGCGCCGCGCACGCCCTCACCACCCGCGAGCCGTACGGCGTGTGGGGCGGTTTCACCGAACACGAGCGGCACCGCCTGTTGCAGATCGGCTGGCGCGACGTCGCCGACCGCTGCGGTGCCCGCGTCGACGTCGAGCGCCTCGAAGCACGGCTGGAGCCCGAGCTCTCGGCCGCGGTCGCGGCCGGCCGGTGACATCCGCAGCGCTCAGTGCACCTGCACGCTGATCGTGTGCCAGCCCTGGGCGCCGTCCGGGAACGGATCGGCGCGGTCCTCCGGCTGTAGCGCACCGGTCGCGTCGGCCGCCCGGACCGAGATGGTGTGGGTGCCGGGCGTCGCCTTCCACGGGATCGTCCACTGCCGCCAGGTGTCGGGTCCGACGGTTCCGGCCAGCGTGGCGGGCTCCCACGGACCCTCGTCCACGCGCACCTCGACCACGGAGACGCCCCGGTGCTGCGCCCAGGCCACCCCGCCGATCACGGTGTCGCCGGGGGAGACCGCGCCGAACGCCTTGGGGGTGTCGATCCGCGACTCCGTCTTGATCGGCCCCTGCGCCGCCCAGCCCTTGCGCACCCAGTACGCGTCGAAGTCGGCGAAGGAGCTCAGCTCCATCTCCGTGATCCACTTGCAGGCGCTGACGTAGCCGTACAGGCCGGGCACGACCATGCGGACCGGGAAGCCGTGCTCGACCGGCAGCGGCTCGCCGTTCATCGCGAACACCAGCAACGCGTCGCGGCCGTCGCGCAGCGCCGACGTGGGGGTGCCGCAGGTCCAGCCGTCGGCCGAGCGGCTGACCACCTGGTCGGCGCCGTCGAGCGGACCCGCCTCGTCGAGCAGGTCCTTGACCCGTACGCCCAGCCAGCGGGCATTGCCGACCAGGTCGCCGCCGACCTCGTTGGAGACGCAGGTCAGCGTGACGTACCGCTCGACGGTCGGCCGGGCCATCAGCTGCTGGAGGGTCAGCTCCATCGGCCGGGCCACCCGCCCGTGGATGCGCAGCCGCCACGAGTCCGGGTCGACCTGCGGCACCACCAGCGCGGTGTCGATGCGGTAGAAGGCCTCGTTGCTCGTGACGTACGGCGACAGCCCCGCCGCGGGCGGGTCCACGTTCGCGGGCAGGGCCGGGGCCGGGTTCTGCGGCGTCGGCAGGGTGAGCTGCGCCCGCGCCTCCTGCACCCCGCGCCGGGCCGACAGCGTACGGCCCAGGAATCCGGCCACCACGGCGCCGCCCGCGCCGAGCAGCGCGAACCGCAGGAACCGCCGCCGGGCGGCGTCGTCGGAGGGGTCGGCGCCGGTCACCTCGGCCGCGCGCAGCAGCCAGTGCAGCACCGCGATCGCGGCGGCCGAGCCGACGACGGTGGGCAGCAGCGCCAGCGGGCCCGCGTTGGGCCGGGTCACCGCCGCGGCCACCCCGAGCAGGGCGAACAGTCCGATCCCGGCGACACCCCAGCGGAAGTCGCGCCGCGCCAGCAGGCCCACCACGGCCGCGAAGGCGGCCAGCAGGAGCACGGTGCCGGTGAGCAGCGCGACCTTGTCGTTCGTCCCGAACAACTGGATCGCGACGTGCTTGACCGCCTCCGGGGTCGCGTCGACGACCGCCCCGCCCACCGCTATCAGCGGTGAGGTGCGCGGGCCGGTGAACACCGCCACCAGCTCCGCCACGCCCAGCGCCACCGCCGCCGACACCACACCCGCGGCCATCGCCCGTACCCGAGTCGTCACGACCACAGTCTGCTCGCCCCGGCGCCTGCCGACCATGACCGAACGCATTACCGATCGCTTACCGCCGCCCCGCCGAACGGCCGCAGGGGTTAGAAGTGAAGGGGGCAGAAATCAGGAAGGGCACCTTCTACCTCGCCATGCGATGAGAAGGTGCCCTTCTTTACCCCCGGCAGGGCCGGGAGCGGGGTCAGTGCGAGTGCCCACCCGGGCCGTGCGAGTGGCCGTGGCCGCCGTTGCCGGCGGGCTCGGCCCTGACCGGCTTCTCGACGATCAGGGACTCGGTGGTCAGCAGCAGGCTCGCGATCGACGCGGCGTTGATCGCCGCGTTGCGGGTCACCTTCACCGGGTCCACGATGCCGGACTTGGCCAGGTCGACGTACTCGCCCTTGGCCGCGTCGAGGCCGTGGCCCCAGTCGCTGGCCTGGACCTTCTGCACCACGACGTAGCCGTCGTGGCCGGCGTTCTGGGCGATCCAGCGCAGCGGCTCGACCAGCGCCTTGCGCACGATCGAGACACCGGTCTTCTCGTCGCCGGTCAGGCCGAGGTCGTCGTCGAGCACCGAGGTGATCTGGGCCAGCGCGGCACCGCCACCGGGGACGATGCCCTCCTCGATCGCGGCACGGGTCGCGGCGATCGCGTCTTCGATGCGGTGCTTGCGCTCCTTCATCTCGACCTCGGTCGCGGCGCCGACCTTGACGACGGCGATGCCGCCAGAGAGCTTGGCGAGACGCTCGCCCAGCTTCTCCTTGTCCCAGTCGGAGTCCGAGGCCTCGATCTCCTTGCGGATCTGCGCGACGCGGGCGTCGACCTCGCCCTGCTTGCCGACACCGTCGATGACGGTGGTGGTGTCCTTGGTGATCACCACGCGGCGGGCCTGGCCCAGCACCTCGATGCCGACGGCGTCGAGCTTGTAGCCCAGCTCCGGCGCGACCAGCTCGCCGCCGGTCAGGACCGCGAGGTCCTGCAGCATCGCCTTGCGGCGGTCGCCGAACCCGGGCGCCTTGACCGCGGCGACCTTGATGGTCTTGCGGATCGAGTTGACCACCAGGGTGCTCAGCGCCTGGCCGTCCACGTCCTCGGCGACGAGCAGCAGCGGCTTGCCGGTCTGCAGGACCTTCTCCAGCAGCGGCAGCAGCTCCTCGATCGAGGAGATCTTGCTGGTGGTGATGAGGATGTACGGGTCGTCCAGCACCGCCTCGCCCGACTCGGCGTCGGTGACGAAGTGGGGCGAGATGAAGCCCTTGTCGAACTGCATGCCCTCGGTGACTTCGAGCTCGGTGGTCATGGTCGAGCCCTCTTCGACGGTGATGACACCGTCGCGGCCGACCTTGTCCATCGCCTCGGCGATGAGCTCACCGATGGCGCGGTCCTGCGCGGAGATCGTGGCGACGTGCGCGATGTCAGACTTGTCCGCGATCGCGACGGCCTTGCCGAGCAGGGCGTCGCTGATCTTGGTGACCGCCTGGTCGATGCCGCGCTTGAGACCGGCCGGGTTGGCGCCGGCGGTCACGTTGCGCAGGCCCTCGCGCACCATCGCCTGGGCGAGCACGGTGGCGGTGGTGGTGCCGTCGCCGGCGACGTCGTTGGTCTTGGTCGCCACCTCCTTGACCAGCTGCGCGCCCAGGTTCTCGTACGGGCTGGACAGCTCGATCTCCTTGGCGATGGTCACGCCGTCGTTGGTGATCGTCGGCGGGCCGAACTTCTTGTCCAGCACCACGTTGCGGCCCTTCGGACCCAGCGTGACCTTGACCGCGTCGGCGAGCGTGTTGACCCCGTGCTCCAGCAGGTGGCGGGCGTCGTCAGAGAAGCTGAGGATCTTAGGCATCTAATCGTCTCCTTAACGTGACGATGCCCCGGCCCACCACATGGTGCGCCGGGGCATCGCTGAGATCACTTCTCGACGACCGCGAGGACGTCGCGGGCGGAGAGCAGCAGGTACTCCTCGCCGGCGTACTTGACCTCGGTGCCGCCGTACTTCGAGTAGATGACCTTGTCACCCACCTTGACGTCGACCGGGATGCGGTTGCCCTTGTCGTCGACGCGGCCGGGGCCGACAGCGAGGACGGTGCCCTCCTGCGGCTTCTCCTTGGCCGTGTCGGGGATCACGAGGCCCGACGCGGTGGTGGTCTCAGCCTCGTTCGCCTGGACCAGGATCCGGTCCTCGAGCGGCTTGATCGCAACCTTCGTCGCGGTAGTCACGAGCATACCCTCCTGGGGTATAGCCCGGGTCTCGCGGCACGAGACCCAGGTGTCTGTCTGCTGGTCAGATCACCGCCCGCCAGGTGGCGTCGTCGCGGGTGTCGCCACCGACCGGGCGGTCATGCATTAGCACTCTGGCAGCCAGGGTGCTAACTCGAACACTATGTCGCCGCTAGCACTCAGTCAAGGAGAGTGCTAGTCGCCACGTCGGCCAACTTACCCCGTCCCCTACGTGAACACCGGGGATATCGGGATCTCCGCACGTGCGCCGCCCGCGTAGGGTGCGGCCATGCACGCCGTTTACACCCTTCCCGGTGACGCCGTGTTCCCCGAGGGGATCACCACCGCGCCCGGCGGCACCTTCCATGTCGGCAGCAGCCGCGACGGCACCGTCTACCGCGGCAGCCTGGACCACCCCGAGACCGAGGTCTGGCTGCCCGCCGGATCCGACGGGCGCACCTGCGTGCTCGGCCTGACCGTGCACGCCGGCACCCGCCTGGTCGCCTGCGGCGGCGACACCGGCCACCTGTACGTCTACGACCTGCGGACCGCCGCGCTGGTCGCCCGGCGCACCGCCCCGGACGCCCTGCTCAACGACGTATGGATCGTCGGCGACACCGCGTACGTCACCGACTCGCGCACACCCGTCGTGTGGCGGCTGCCGCTGGGCGACAGCGACGCGACCACCGGCGAGCTGGAGGTGTTCGCCACGGTCGAGGGCGCGGGCACGCTGCCGTTCCTCAACGGGATCACCGCCACGCCCGACGGGAGCGCGCTGCTGGTCGCCGCGCAGGGCGACGACAGCCTGTGGCGGGTCGACCTGGCCACCGCCGAGGCGACCCGGGTCGAGGTGGGCGCGCCGTTCGGGCCCGACGGCATGCTGCTGCTCGGCGACGCCCTGTACGGCCTGGTCAACGAGGGCACCAGCCACGCCGACGTGGTGTTCTACCTGTCCGAGGTGTGCATCGCCGCGGACGGGCGGTCGGGAGTGGAGGTGCGGCGCTGGCGCGAGGACTGCTTCGACGCCCCGACCACGCTGGCGTACGCACACGACCGGCTGCTGCTGGTCAACTCGCAGATGCACAAGCCCGGGGCGGGGGCACCGTTCCAGGTGGTCACTGTCGCGCTGCCAGAATGAGGCGTGGATCTCGACCAGCTGGCGCTGCTGCGTACCGCCGAGGGTGAAGCGGCCCTGGCCGCCGCCGCCCAGTCGGCCGACACCGACTCGCTGGCCGCGGCCATGGCACTGCGCTCGCTCGGCTTCGCCCCCGAACTGGCCAACGCGGCGCTGACCCAGGTCGCGCTGCGGCGCCGGGCCGCGTCCAAGTTCGGCGCCGACGCCGCCCGGGTCTTCCTCACCCGGGCCGGGCTGGAGCAGGCCACCCGCGAGGTCGTCGCGGCGCGGCGGGCCGCGCGGCTGGCCGCGGCCGGGGTGCGGGCCCTGGCGGACCTCGGCTGCGGGCTCGGCGCCGACCTGCGGGCGGTGACGGCCGCGGGCATCCGGGCGTACGGCGTCGACGCCGACCCGGTCACCGCCGCCTGCGCCGCCCTCAACGCTCCCGACGCGACCGTGACCTGCGGTGACGCCCGCGACTTCGACCTGGGCACCGTGGACGCGGCGTTCTGCGACCCGGCCCGGCGCAGCGGCGGGCGGCGCGTGTTCCGGCCCGAGGACTACTCACCGCCGTGGGACTGGGTGGCCGCGCTGCCGCAGCGGGTGCCGTACACCGTGCTCAAGCTCGCCCCCGGCATCGACCAGGGGCTGCTGCCGCCCGGTGCCGAGCTGGAACTGGTCTCCGTCGACGGCGACGTGGTCGAGGCCGCCGCCTGGTGCGGGCCGCTGGCCCGGGTGCCGCGCCGGGCCACCGTGCTGCGCGACGGCACCGCCCACGAGCTGACCGGCAGCGGGGACGAGCTCGCGCCGGTGGGGGCCGTCGGCGCGTACGTCACCGACCCCGACGGCGCCGTGGTCCGCGCCCACCTGGTCGCCGAGTTCGCCGCCGCCCACGACGGCCGCCTGGCCGACCCGTCCATCGCGTACGTCTACACCGACACGCCCGTGACCTCCCCCTTCGGGCGCTGCTTCGCCATCGACGAGGCCATGCCGTTCTCCCTCAAGCGCCTGCGCGCCGCCCTGCGCGACCGCCAGGTCGGGCGCCTGGAGATCCTCAAGCGCGGCTCCGCCCTCGACGTCGAACAACTCCGCCGTGACCTGCGCCTGTCCGGCCCCAACCCCGCCTCCCTCCTCCTCACCCGCACCCCCACCGGCCCCCTAGCCCTCCTCACCCACCCCACCCCCTAACCCCACCCACCCCACCCCACCGCCCCGCACGCCGCCGCACGCCGCCGCCCGCCCGGCACCGCCGCCCCGCACCGCCCGTCACCGCCGCCCGGCACCGCCGGGTGCCACCGGATGCCACCCGGCACCAGCCGGTACCGCCCCGGCACCACCCGGTTGATCATGAACTTATGGACGTGTTCGACGGCGTGTCTCCACCCTGCGACCGTGATCACCGGTCCCCTGGCCGGCGACGGCGGCGAATGGCAGCCGGTTCCGACCGGAGGCCGCGATCGCCGGTGGATGATCGCGATCTGCGGTCAAGACCAGCGGTTCACGGCAGGGTTTCGACCGGAAACCGCGATCACCCACCAGACCCCGCACCGCAGACCGCGCACCGCGCACCGCAGACCGCGCGCCGTGCACCGCGCGCGGCGCACGGCGCACCGTAGGGAACGGCAGGCGGAGTGACAGGCGCGGCAGAAGGCGACGGGCGCGGTGGCTTTGACCGCAAGCGGCGATGGCCGGTGGATGATCGCCGTCTGCGGTCAGAACCGGCGGTTCACGGCAAGGATCGGGCCGGGAGTGGCGATCGCTGGTGGACGATCGCCGTCTGCGGTCAGAACCGGCGGTTCACGGCAAGGATCGGGCCGGGAGTGGCGATCGCTGGTGGACGATCGCCGTCTGCGGTCAGGACCGGCGGTTCATGGCGAGGGTTGGGCCGGAAACAGCGATCATCCGCTGGACCGCACGGCCGGGTGAAGGGAACCGGGCCGCGGGGCGGTGGCTGGTGGGCGGTGGGGCGGGGTAGGGGCGGCGTAGCATCGGCGATCGTGGGTGGTCAG is a window from the Catellatospora sp. TT07R-123 genome containing:
- a CDS encoding M1 family metallopeptidase, with protein sequence MTRQRWTAVAAAAAVLLAGGCSAGKKPLFTGPSGGFPEPSAVPVAAADLGSAGDPYYPGYGNSGYDVASYDLKVKYDPATDRLTGVATVTATATAVLTRYHLDLHGLTVEQVTVDGKAATTARKQDELIISVPGSIPAGQKFVTVVTYGGIPTPITGPELGATGLLSTSDGAFVIGEPESATTWYPVNDHPRDKATYTIALTVPAGLSALSNGLLRSKKDDGGWTTWNWQVTSPMASYLSMFVIGKYRVAQSEHKGKPVLTAVSNSIPRGDVDAAVARTPEIIDFLEQSFGPYPFDAYGGIVIHDDRVGYALETQTRPVYSDAFWGRGPNTVVVAHELAHQWFGDSVSVDTWRNIWLNEGFATYAQWMWGEHVGETTIQDEFDRRYEDEGNQIWRIAPGEPGKDNLFSGSVYQRGGMTLHALRKQVGDDKFFTILKTWTSENKDRNVTTEQFIALAERISGQDLHAFFDAWLFQPTRPER
- a CDS encoding DUF4276 family protein gives rise to the protein MRRVHVLIEGQTEELVLRDLLLPYLEGLQIQASYNILITRRQGSAPAGRGGVSSWNRIEPMLRHLLRDPTLDRVTTIFDYYAFPSDAPGMRERARQRDPYSAVRYVETELAAAIGDRRFVPFLVLHEIEAWVLSSMRAHAEPLALRVAIQNMVDQAGGPELVNGSQQTAPSKRLERLFERHLRRKYLKTTDGPASLRGHSVEALRADCPHFDQWLTTLTTPEPS
- a CDS encoding AAA family ATPase, which translates into the protein MGGRLIDEVTVSGFTSIRQATVTLTRLNVLIGANGAGKSNFLRVLELFSRLAEGRFSEAVASGGGASALTRRDMKRPSLTARADATSYGASFGKTADDRLVIEDERLVDRKGPSVLPVNAHEATALLSDDRSVWLREALAGCRVFHFNNTGRDAQVRMPVPTADNLAISPDGGNLAAVLWSLRQLDKAAYGRVVDAVRLVAPFFQDFVLQPDTRNDLIRLRWREVGSDAVYGVHQMSDGTLRFVCLATLLLHPAVPRLVVLDEPELGMHPFAVAQFVDLIRGLPDDRQVVIATQSIALLEQFALTDVVVVDRERGASVFHRPEAAKLSSWLEEYTLGELWQSNLIGGRPMRENP
- a CDS encoding GuaB3 family IMP dehydrogenase-related protein; translation: MRDIVEIGLGKTAQRGYHLDDIAIVPTRRTRDVDDVSTNWQLDAYRFAIPCVAHPSDATMSPAGAVALGRLGGLGVLNVEGLWTRYEDPGKLLAELAHAAGEGDDENMTGRLQQLYAAEPIKPELIAERVREMRDLAAKSGGGVTVAVRVSPQHTLALAPVILDAGVDLLFIQGTIVSAEHVSTVDEPLNLKEFIADLDLPVVVGGCTNYQTALHLMRTGAAGVIVGIGADHLSTTDTVLGIRVPMATAIADAAAARRDYLDETGGRYVHLIADGDLHTSGDIAKALGCGADAVMLGAPLSLAEGAPGGGLWWHGSASHPKLPRGSIGFTREPMGSLEEVLFGPATDPDGLLNLFGGLKRAMAKCGYRDLKEFQKVGLMLDR
- a CDS encoding DUF5319 domain-containing protein, which translates into the protein MHDEPIDPFHGDPADPTAGLEDPEGDAYGELSTQERADLLADLAELEVYQVLLSPKGIRGLVVDCEDCREPHYFDWDLLRGNLRHLLDSGRPRVHEPAYDPDPDHYVTWEYARGYADAVDDMVED
- a CDS encoding response regulator transcription factor, producing the protein MQTVLVCVRTTMAAATIATCAERLGIAAGVRTATSATEAIAQLATFPAGIVLADTALTRPDTVGFTRKVLAAVPHAQLVLFGPEEPAAAQAAIRAGARGLIGGTDPDPVSTAAKALLLVSRPVARTEAIRPAVAGVMAGAARTGVRPLPAGPATAGTYPGRQLGVPAAAVVPAQRGDLATEQMVPSARPARSVTLTERELQVLRGMADGQSNAEIGRDLFVSEDTVKTHARRLFRKLGARDRAHAVAAGFRAGLVF